Genomic window (Alphaproteobacteria bacterium):
CCGTCGCGGTCCTTGCTTTCGCCGCACCGGCGGTCGCGGATATTGTCGGCGAGGATAAAAAGGCGATTGAGGAAATCGTCCACCAGTACATCCTCGAAAACCCGGAAATCATCGCCGAAGCGATCGACCGGTTGCGCGAACGCGAACGGATTGCGCAGGCGGAAGCCCAGCGGCGGGCCATGATCGCCCTGGGCCCGAAAATCTATGACAATCCGCAAACGCCGGAAATGGGGAACGCCAAGGGCGATGTCACCGTTGTCGAATTTTTCGATTACCAGTGCGGCTACTGCAAGCAGGTATTCCCTACATTCATGAATGTCCTGAATTCCGACAGGAACATCCGGGTCCTTTGGAAGGAACTGCCGATTCTGGGCCCGGTATCCGTATTCGCGTCGCGCGCGGCGATGGCCGCCGACAAGCAGGGTAAATATTTTGAATACCATGTCGCGCTGATGGAGATGAAAGGCCGCCTGACCGAGGACAGGGTCATGGAAACCGCGCATGCGGTCGGGCTCGACATGAAGCGGCTCATCGCCGACATGGCGTCGCCGGCGATCGAACAGTATCTCAGCGAGACGCTCGAACTCGCGCAATCGCTCGGGATCAATGGAACGCCGGCCTTCCTGATCGGCGATCAGCTGGTACCGGGCGCGGTCGGCGAAGACAAGCTGCGCGAACTCATCGCGCTGGCGCGCGCGCCGAAAGGCTGAACCCGCAATCCACGCCGACCAGGCTTGCCGGCGCCGTCGGTGCGAATACTGCTTGCGGATGGTCGTCCCTCAGAGGTTTTCGATTTCGACCGGCGCAGTGTCGCCCGCCGGGGTAAATCCGAATATCCTGCCATAGAAATACAGTTCGCCCTCCAGCGCGCGCCGGATATTGTCCGCCTTGCGGAATCCGTGTCCCTCTCCGGCAAACGGAATATAGGCGACGGGCGTCCCCTTTTGCCGCAGGGACGCCACCATGGCTTCCGCCTGGTTGGGCGGCACGACCTTGTCGTCCAGCCCCTGGAAGAAGATGACGGGGCAATCGAGGCAGTCGGAAAAATGGATCGGCGAGCGTTCCCGATACAGCGCTTGCGCCTCCGGCCAGGGACCGACCAGCCGGTCCAGATACCGGCTTTCGAACTTGTGCGTATCGGTCGCCAGCGCCGCCAGGTCGCCGATGCCGTAATGGCTCGCTCCGGCGCGAAACGTATCGCGAAACGTCAGCGCGCACAGCGTTGTGTACCCGCCCGCGCTGCCGCCGGTGATGATGAGTTTTTCGCCATCGACCCGGCCCTGCGCCGCCAGGTATCGCGCCCCGGCTTCGCAGTCATCCACATCGATCACCCCCCAATGGCCGTCCAGGCTGCGCCGGTACGCCCGGCCGTAGCCCGTACTGCCGCCGTAATTGACATCCAGCACCGCAAAGCCGCGACTGGTCCAGAACTGGATTTTCATATCGAAGGCCGCCCCGGTCTGTGCGGTCGGCCCGCCATGGCTCTTGACGATCAGCGGCGGCAAAGCGCCCGCCGGCCCCGCGAAATCCCGGTTTGCCGGCGAATAGAAGTAGGCATGCGCCTCGCGCGCGCCGGTCGTCGGGAAAGCCACCGCCTCGGCCCGCGAGACATAGTCGGGGTCGATTTCCGCATCGGCGGACCGGCGCAGGACATCGCTCCTGCCGGTATCGAGGTCAAGGGCGACCAGCGCCGGCGGCTGCGAGGGATGGCCTGCGATGAACACCGCGCTGCCGCCATCCGTCTTCAGCGAGCCGAACCCGCAATACGGCGTGGTAACCGGAGAAAGCGTTCCCCCGGCAAGACGCCCCAGACGCCAGAACCCGCCCTCGCAATAGGTGGCGATGATATTTCCCCCGGCATCGAAACCATAGGTCGTCATGCCGAATACCCATTGCGGCAGGCCGAATTCCGCATTCACCGGACACAGCGGATGCGCCTCCGCACCGTCCCGGCGGTACAGGTTCCACCAACCGGTCCGGTCCGAAACAAAATGCAGGATCCCGTCCGGCGACCATTCCGGCTGGAACGCGGCCTCCCGCGCGCCGCCGGCAACCAGGACCGGTTCGCCGGGGAGGCCCGTTTCCCGGATATCCGCCAGCCACAGCCTGCAACTGTCCCAGGGCATATCCGGATGATCCCAGGACAGCCAGGCGAGCTGTTTGCCATCCGGTGACAGGCGAGGCGCCGCGTAGAAATCCGCCCCTGCCACCAGGACCGTCACGGTTCCGTCCAGCCCGATGGCCACGATGTCGTTGACGGGTTCGGACGCCCCCTCCGCATGGGTTTCGCGCACCGCCAGCACGCGTCGGCGGCCCGTATCGACCCGCATATCGGCATAGCGCCAGGGCCCATCCGGCGACAGTGCCCGGGGCGCGGCACCCGGCGGCTGGATCATGAGCCGCTGGTCGGAATCGTTGCAGAAATAGACCACGCCGTCGCAGACCGTATAGGCGCCGCCGCCATATTCATGCACGCGGGTCCGGACGTTGTATCCCGCCGGCGTCACGTCCGCCGCGCCGCCAGCGCCCGCGCGGCGGCAAACGACATTGCGGCCGCCTTCCGCGGGGCGCGATTCCGTCCAGTAGATGTCGCCCCCGTCGCAAACCACCTGCCCCAGCCCCACGGTGCTGCCCACGATCATCCCGGCGGTGATCGGCGACTCCCAGCTTCCATACGGCGCGGATTGCGGTTCGGTCATCGGCATCGTTCTCCCGTTCATGGCGCGAAACTGTATTCCGCCATCTTGTCACATCGGGCCGCCGCCGTGATAGATATACCGGCCCGCGACTACTTGAGGGAACGCTGATGCATACAGACGCACGGGGACTGCCTCTCACGACCGAAAGCGCCGAAGCCGCCGCCCGGTTCGACCGGGCGATTTCGGATTACCTCGAATACCGGGCCGGCGCGATGGGTGCGCTCAAATCCTGCCAGGAGGCCGATCCCGGCTTCGTGATGGCCCATGTGCTTCAGGGCTACCTGATGATGCTGTTCGGCTCCAATGCGATGAACGGCAAGGTTATCGGCTGCATTGCCGCCGCCGAAGCGGGCGCTAACCATGTGACCGACCGCGAACGGGCGCATATCGAAGCCCTGCGCGCCTGGCTGAACGGAAACCTGATAAAATCGAACGGCATCTGGGACCGGATCCTGTTCGAGCACCCCACCGATATCCTCGCCCTGCGGCTGCAGCATTTCAATGCGTTCTGGATGGGCCGCAACCAGTTGCTGCGGGACGGCATTGCCCGCGTATATCCCGCATGGCGCCCGGACATGCCGGGCTACGGCGCGGTGCTGGGCATGTATGCCTTCGGCCTGGAGGAATGCGGCGATTACGGCCCGGCGGAGGCCTATGGCCGCGAAGCCGTGGAACGGAACCCGGACGACCTGTGGGCGATCCATGCGGTCGCCCATGTCCTGGAAATGCAGGGCCGGGCCGACGACGGCCTGACCTGGCTGCGCCAGCCGGCGAATGCCTGGGACGACCGCAATCCGTTCAAGGGCCATGTCTGGTGGCACACCGCGATGTTCGCGCTGGCCAAGGGCGAATACGACCGGGTGCTGGACCTCTACGACAATTCCATCGTGCCCGACCCGTCCGATTTCTACCTGGATGTCCAGAACGCCGCCTCGATGCTGGCGCGGCTGGATTTTTTGGGCGTCGATACGGGCGACCGCTGGGCGGTGCTGGCCGACATGGCGGAAGGCCGGATCGGCGACCACACCCTCGCCTTCACCGAAATGCACAACATGATGGTGCTGGCGCGCGAAGGACGGGTGGAGCAGGCGGAAAACCTGCTCGACTCGCTGCGCCGCTTTGCCGAAACGCCGGACCATTTCGCGGCATCCACGATGACGCCGGTCGCCATCCCGCTCTGCGAGGCGATCCTGGCCTACAGCCGGGGCGATTACGCCGGGGCCATCGAAACCATGCTGCCGATCCGCTACGACTATGCCTGCGTCGGC
Coding sequences:
- a CDS encoding tetratricopeptide repeat protein, translated to MHTDARGLPLTTESAEAAARFDRAISDYLEYRAGAMGALKSCQEADPGFVMAHVLQGYLMMLFGSNAMNGKVIGCIAAAEAGANHVTDRERAHIEALRAWLNGNLIKSNGIWDRILFEHPTDILALRLQHFNAFWMGRNQLLRDGIARVYPAWRPDMPGYGAVLGMYAFGLEECGDYGPAEAYGREAVERNPDDLWAIHAVAHVLEMQGRADDGLTWLRQPANAWDDRNPFKGHVWWHTAMFALAKGEYDRVLDLYDNSIVPDPSDFYLDVQNAASMLARLDFLGVDTGDRWAVLADMAEGRIGDHTLAFTEMHNMMVLAREGRVEQAENLLDSLRRFAETPDHFAASTMTPVAIPLCEAILAYSRGDYAGAIETMLPIRYDYACVGGSHAQRDIFAQYLIEAATKDRQFSLARALLAERVALYPANRDAWSRYADTLEALGDNAGATAARRKAA
- a CDS encoding DsbA family protein encodes the protein MPVDRIFGRARQAALAVAVLAFAAPAVADIVGEDKKAIEEIVHQYILENPEIIAEAIDRLRERERIAQAEAQRRAMIALGPKIYDNPQTPEMGNAKGDVTVVEFFDYQCGYCKQVFPTFMNVLNSDRNIRVLWKELPILGPVSVFASRAAMAADKQGKYFEYHVALMEMKGRLTEDRVMETAHAVGLDMKRLIADMASPAIEQYLSETLELAQSLGINGTPAFLIGDQLVPGAVGEDKLRELIALARAPKG
- a CDS encoding S9 family peptidase, with product MTEPQSAPYGSWESPITAGMIVGSTVGLGQVVCDGGDIYWTESRPAEGGRNVVCRRAGAGGAADVTPAGYNVRTRVHEYGGGAYTVCDGVVYFCNDSDQRLMIQPPGAAPRALSPDGPWRYADMRVDTGRRRVLAVRETHAEGASEPVNDIVAIGLDGTVTVLVAGADFYAAPRLSPDGKQLAWLSWDHPDMPWDSCRLWLADIRETGLPGEPVLVAGGAREAAFQPEWSPDGILHFVSDRTGWWNLYRRDGAEAHPLCPVNAEFGLPQWVFGMTTYGFDAGGNIIATYCEGGFWRLGRLAGGTLSPVTTPYCGFGSLKTDGGSAVFIAGHPSQPPALVALDLDTGRSDVLRRSADAEIDPDYVSRAEAVAFPTTGAREAHAYFYSPANRDFAGPAGALPPLIVKSHGGPTAQTGAAFDMKIQFWTSRGFAVLDVNYGGSTGYGRAYRRSLDGHWGVIDVDDCEAGARYLAAQGRVDGEKLIITGGSAGGYTTLCALTFRDTFRAGASHYGIGDLAALATDTHKFESRYLDRLVGPWPEAQALYRERSPIHFSDCLDCPVIFFQGLDDKVVPPNQAEAMVASLRQKGTPVAYIPFAGEGHGFRKADNIRRALEGELYFYGRIFGFTPAGDTAPVEIENL